The following are encoded in a window of Brevibacillus sp. DP1.3A genomic DNA:
- a CDS encoding methyl-accepting chemotaxis protein: MHSIFRHLLTPFTRLHRQVRLRTKLTIPLLCILLISSSMIGWTFYTQAKKAMISQMESRLDSETDKTTEKISLLKFTFASDDQAYQKRLQYELQQQESNLSQEGLILQQYLVKNGAFHPIENVTKGAIEIPQDIAIRMEAERFGVIHVPVDGHIHTLAFTHSPEESYIYVIDVLQESYLGPLHEITKIIVVTILASLVLSLLLCLLVVKGITAPFQTLIVAMQQVSSGDLTHRSLLQNEGPEIRGISNSFNHMIEQMCEIITEIQLMIEELNKGGVAIRQTADEAGDRSSMLSLRLDTVNQGVEQTAASTDGASTSFQQIKQSMDGLFARIFSVIEAGKKMQTVTHNGQNRIDDLNTMINRFSHTYAQVDTRMTELRRQSESIGDVVHLIQNVAKQTKLLALNASIEAARAGEYGRGFAVVANEVAKLASESENATLEITRLMDAVQEQTYAISSETSQASEQLQQSLQKLSDAASAFLELRQAVDQTTGELHIANEGLSDITEGLHTVDMALDAFVAISQETKSSTEEMLVASREQLTSIEKSRQLATELLSLSERLQEISDRFRVA; encoded by the coding sequence ATGCACTCTATCTTTCGCCATTTACTCACTCCCTTTACTCGCTTACACAGGCAAGTGCGGCTCCGTACCAAGCTGACGATCCCACTGCTATGCATCCTGCTCATTTCTTCTAGCATGATTGGCTGGACCTTTTACACCCAGGCAAAAAAGGCGATGATTTCGCAAATGGAGTCCCGCCTTGACTCAGAAACAGACAAGACTACCGAAAAAATATCGCTTTTGAAGTTCACTTTCGCTAGCGACGATCAAGCCTACCAAAAGCGCCTTCAATACGAATTGCAACAGCAAGAAAGCAATTTGTCTCAGGAAGGCTTGATACTCCAGCAATATCTGGTCAAAAATGGAGCCTTTCATCCCATTGAAAACGTGACAAAGGGCGCTATTGAAATCCCGCAAGATATCGCGATACGGATGGAAGCAGAGCGATTCGGCGTGATTCATGTCCCTGTCGATGGTCACATACATACACTGGCCTTTACGCATTCTCCTGAGGAGAGCTACATATACGTCATAGACGTTTTGCAAGAGTCCTATCTAGGTCCTCTCCATGAGATAACCAAAATAATCGTGGTGACCATTCTCGCTAGTCTGGTCCTTTCTTTGTTGCTTTGCTTGCTGGTTGTAAAGGGGATAACTGCGCCTTTTCAGACGTTGATTGTGGCAATGCAACAGGTCAGCTCGGGCGACCTCACCCATCGTTCTCTTTTGCAAAACGAGGGTCCAGAGATTCGTGGGATTTCAAACAGCTTCAATCACATGATCGAGCAAATGTGTGAGATTATTACCGAGATCCAACTCATGATTGAAGAACTGAACAAAGGCGGCGTCGCTATCAGGCAAACAGCCGATGAAGCAGGCGATCGTTCGTCGATGCTATCGTTGCGTCTCGATACAGTCAACCAAGGCGTCGAACAAACGGCTGCCTCAACAGATGGCGCCAGCACCTCTTTTCAGCAAATAAAGCAATCGATGGACGGACTGTTTGCGCGTATTTTCTCTGTGATTGAAGCGGGTAAAAAGATGCAGACAGTCACCCACAATGGACAAAATCGTATCGATGATTTGAACACGATGATCAACCGCTTCTCCCACACGTACGCACAGGTCGACACCCGCATGACTGAACTGCGTCGACAATCAGAATCCATTGGAGATGTTGTTCATCTGATCCAAAACGTGGCGAAGCAAACGAAGCTTCTCGCTTTAAATGCGAGTATTGAAGCGGCCCGTGCTGGAGAATACGGGCGCGGATTTGCAGTCGTGGCCAACGAGGTAGCCAAGCTTGCCAGTGAGTCTGAAAATGCCACATTAGAAATCACGCGGCTGATGGACGCTGTTCAGGAACAAACCTATGCGATTTCCTCCGAAACCTCACAGGCATCCGAACAGCTTCAGCAAAGCCTGCAAAAGCTCTCAGACGCTGCATCTGCTTTTCTTGAGCTTCGACAAGCTGTCGATCAGACAACGGGAGAGCTGCATATAGCCAACGAGGGGTTATCCGACATAACCGAAGGCTTGCACACCGTAGACATGGCATTGGATGCGTTTGTTGCCATTTCCCAAGAGACCAAAAGCAGCACAGAAGAAATGCTGGTCGCCTCGCGCGAACAACTCACTTCTATTGAAAAATCACGTCAATTGGCAACAGAGCTTCTATCCTTATCGGAGCGGCTGCAAGAAATCAGTGATCGCTTTCGCGTTGCATGA
- the purC gene encoding phosphoribosylaminoimidazolesuccinocarboxamide synthase, whose translation MEKQEQLYEGKAKRIYRTSLSDQYWVEYKDDATAFNGEKRAQITGKGELNNRITAIFFTMLKERGIDNHFVRLLSATEQVVRKVEIIPLEVVVRNIAAGSLAKRLGMEEGTVLPQPVVEFYYKDDALGDPLVNASHIKVLGIASESDQATLERMGLAVNEVLVPYLRERNITLVDFKLEFGKTADGEILLADEISPDTCRFWDSVTNEKLDKDRFRRDLGNVEEAYKEMLTRLGGDVHV comes from the coding sequence GTGGAAAAACAGGAACAACTCTACGAAGGTAAGGCAAAACGTATTTATCGGACATCTTTGTCTGATCAGTACTGGGTAGAGTACAAAGACGACGCAACAGCATTCAATGGAGAGAAACGGGCGCAAATCACCGGAAAAGGTGAGCTGAACAACCGTATTACGGCAATCTTTTTCACCATGCTGAAGGAGCGGGGCATCGACAACCATTTTGTCCGTTTGCTGTCCGCCACAGAGCAAGTTGTTCGCAAAGTGGAGATTATCCCTTTGGAGGTAGTCGTTCGCAATATCGCAGCAGGCTCATTGGCCAAGCGTCTTGGCATGGAAGAAGGGACTGTGCTCCCGCAGCCAGTTGTCGAGTTTTACTACAAGGATGACGCACTGGGAGATCCATTGGTGAATGCCTCCCATATCAAAGTGTTGGGGATTGCGAGCGAGAGTGACCAAGCGACATTGGAGCGCATGGGTCTTGCTGTAAATGAGGTCCTCGTGCCTTACCTGCGCGAGCGCAACATTACCTTGGTCGATTTCAAACTGGAATTTGGAAAAACAGCGGACGGGGAGATTCTCCTCGCCGATGAAATATCCCCGGATACATGCCGTTTCTGGGATTCAGTAACAAATGAAAAGCTCGACAAAGACCGCTTCCGCCGTGATTTGGGCAATGTGGAGGAAGCTTACAAAGAAATGCTTACGAGACTAGGAGGAGACGTACATGTTTAA
- a CDS encoding aminopeptidase, whose product MADPRINELASRLVRYSLHLQKGEKVLIENTGLQPELVRALVRESFAVGALPLVTLKDQEIMRALYQGTSEEHMALMAKYEYDRMKDMDAYIAIRAYDNINEYADVAEDKMGIYARVLYQPVHTNERVPNKRWVVLRYPNKSMAQLSKMSLEGFEDFYFSVCNLDYAKMSAAMTPLKELMERTDRVRIVGPKTDLRFSIKGINAIKCDGKRNIPDGEVYTAPVRDSVEGTIFYNAASIYNGVTFNDVQFTFKEGKIVEATSSNTKALNDILDTDEGARYIGEFAIGFNPHILHPMLDILFDEKIAGSFHFTPGNAYTVADNGNRSSIHWDLVQIQRPEYGGGEIWFDDVLIRKDGIFVLPELEGLNPENLI is encoded by the coding sequence ATGGCAGATCCACGCATTAATGAACTGGCAAGCCGTCTCGTCCGTTACTCACTCCATTTGCAAAAAGGCGAAAAAGTTTTGATTGAAAATACAGGCCTGCAACCTGAACTCGTTCGTGCACTTGTGCGTGAATCATTTGCAGTTGGGGCTCTGCCTTTGGTCACCTTGAAAGACCAGGAAATCATGCGTGCACTCTATCAAGGCACGAGCGAAGAACACATGGCTCTGATGGCAAAATACGAGTATGACCGGATGAAAGACATGGACGCTTACATCGCTATCCGCGCTTACGACAACATCAACGAGTATGCCGACGTAGCGGAAGACAAAATGGGCATTTATGCTCGCGTCCTGTATCAACCAGTACATACGAACGAGCGCGTTCCGAACAAACGCTGGGTTGTACTGCGCTACCCGAACAAGTCGATGGCGCAACTGTCCAAAATGAGTCTCGAGGGCTTTGAAGACTTTTACTTCTCCGTCTGCAATCTGGACTACGCAAAAATGTCCGCTGCCATGACTCCGTTGAAAGAGCTGATGGAGCGCACCGATCGTGTACGCATCGTCGGTCCAAAAACTGACCTGCGCTTCTCCATTAAAGGAATCAATGCCATCAAATGCGACGGCAAACGCAATATCCCGGATGGCGAAGTATACACCGCTCCTGTGCGCGATTCCGTGGAAGGAACGATTTTCTACAACGCGGCATCGATCTACAACGGCGTTACCTTCAATGATGTTCAGTTCACTTTCAAAGAAGGAAAAATCGTGGAAGCGACCAGCTCCAATACCAAAGCATTGAACGACATCCTCGACACTGACGAGGGCGCACGCTATATCGGAGAATTCGCGATCGGCTTCAACCCGCACATCCTCCACCCAATGCTGGACATCCTGTTTGACGAAAAAATCGCGGGCAGCTTCCACTTCACGCCAGGGAATGCTTACACAGTAGCAGACAATGGCAACCGCTCCTCCATTCACTGGGACTTGGTCCAAATCCAACGCCCTGAATACGGCGGCGGTGAAATCTGGTTTGACGATGTGCTGATCAGAAAAGACGGGATCTTTGTGTTGCCAGAGCTGGAAGGCTTGAATCCGGAGAATTTGATTTAA
- a CDS encoding helix-turn-helix domain-containing protein, producing MDIEQRKQAGTAPLVQYALRSIRLVVAGERAEMSDLDGSDRNDKESFELLIIMSGTGQGKCYLQGPGRSLYVDQEVMSCSYYQVCFETSGYEAASSLLPDKQELACAPFAKTMELLDELYELRGASDELELFQRFVRFQELLLFLFRQNAPAAEDKGTDIERNGVELSIRHIHQYYRELLNLEELSSLAGIDRWKYTRLFKEATGQVPLQYLNEVRINQAKKWLASADDKLLDIALNAGFNNEYYFNRRFKQTVGISPGQYRRSRKGQLRVVAPYLEDFIVALDMQPIAQYWHAKWGKQDYLGLNHIPTFDENGGNFDALSGYKPDLILLIDRYEQLQYSQCRRISNTCILREQTSNWRRLLRTVADYFGRTELADDAIAKYDFKARSTSHTLSQVMKGETVAFLRISADHIIQYAGEGQGFVSTVLYGDVGLRSHSAVGVASKANRPGMFNLSVEDLRTLTADHLFITFDKWHSQAEGKERELLEQPEWRDLPAVRNNRVYEVDFLTWMNNGIISNGKKIDDILRSLA from the coding sequence ATGGATATTGAACAGCGCAAACAAGCTGGGACTGCTCCTTTAGTCCAATATGCGCTGCGATCGATCCGCTTAGTCGTTGCGGGCGAGCGAGCAGAAATGAGTGATTTGGACGGCAGCGATAGAAACGATAAGGAGAGCTTTGAACTGCTCATTATAATGAGCGGGACGGGACAAGGAAAATGCTATTTGCAGGGGCCAGGAAGATCTTTATATGTTGATCAAGAGGTTATGAGCTGCAGCTATTACCAAGTGTGCTTCGAAACGAGCGGCTATGAAGCAGCTTCGAGCTTGCTGCCGGATAAGCAAGAGCTTGCCTGCGCACCCTTCGCGAAGACGATGGAGCTGCTTGATGAGTTATATGAACTCCGCGGGGCGAGCGACGAGCTCGAGCTGTTCCAACGATTTGTGAGATTTCAAGAGCTGCTGCTCTTTCTATTCCGCCAAAATGCACCTGCAGCCGAGGATAAGGGAACGGATATCGAGCGGAATGGGGTAGAGCTTAGCATACGGCATATTCATCAGTATTACCGTGAGCTTCTGAACTTGGAGGAGCTGTCCTCCCTCGCAGGCATTGATCGCTGGAAGTATACCCGTCTGTTCAAAGAGGCTACGGGTCAAGTACCGCTTCAGTACTTGAATGAAGTACGGATTAATCAAGCCAAGAAGTGGCTGGCAAGCGCCGATGACAAGCTGCTCGATATTGCGCTGAATGCAGGTTTCAACAATGAATATTATTTCAATCGTCGTTTCAAGCAGACGGTAGGCATATCGCCCGGACAATACCGTCGCAGCCGCAAGGGACAGCTTAGAGTAGTAGCGCCGTATTTGGAGGATTTCATAGTCGCGCTGGATATGCAGCCTATCGCCCAGTATTGGCATGCGAAATGGGGAAAACAAGACTATCTAGGCTTAAACCATATTCCGACGTTCGACGAGAACGGCGGCAACTTTGACGCGCTTTCCGGTTATAAGCCGGATTTGATATTGCTTATAGATCGTTACGAGCAACTGCAATATTCTCAGTGCCGACGCATATCCAACACGTGCATCCTGCGTGAGCAGACAAGTAATTGGCGTAGGCTGCTGCGTACCGTCGCCGATTATTTCGGTCGGACGGAGTTGGCCGACGATGCTATCGCAAAGTATGATTTCAAAGCACGGAGCACGAGTCATACGCTGAGTCAGGTTATGAAAGGTGAAACGGTCGCTTTTTTACGTATCTCGGCGGACCACATCATCCAATATGCGGGAGAAGGGCAAGGCTTTGTTTCGACTGTTCTCTATGGCGATGTTGGCTTGCGCTCCCATTCCGCAGTAGGTGTAGCTTCAAAAGCGAATAGGCCGGGCATGTTCAATCTCTCTGTAGAGGACCTGCGTACGTTAACCGCGGATCATCTGTTCATTACTTTCGATAAGTGGCATAGTCAGGCAGAAGGAAAGGAGAGGGAACTGCTGGAGCAGCCAGAGTGGCGTGATCTGCCTGCTGTACGAAACAACCGCGTTTACGAGGTTGATTTTCTAACTTGGATGAATAACGGAATTATTTCCAACGGCAAAAAAATCGATGATATACTGCGATCGTTAGCTTGA
- the purS gene encoding phosphoribosylformylglycinamidine synthase subunit PurS, with protein MFKAVVYVTLRESVLDPQGHAVKGALHTLGFDEVNNARIGKYMELELNTSDRAQAEERVREMCEKLLANTVVEDYRFDIVEG; from the coding sequence ATGTTTAAAGCTGTTGTTTATGTAACATTGCGCGAGAGTGTTTTGGACCCGCAAGGACACGCTGTAAAAGGTGCTCTGCACACCTTGGGTTTTGATGAAGTAAACAATGCGCGCATCGGGAAGTACATGGAGCTGGAATTGAACACTTCTGACCGTGCGCAAGCAGAAGAGCGTGTACGTGAAATGTGCGAAAAGCTGTTGGCCAATACGGTGGTAGAAGACTATCGCTTTGATATCGTGGAGGGCTAA
- the purQ gene encoding phosphoribosylformylglycinamidine synthase subunit PurQ, translated as MRVAVIVFPGSNADIDLFNAVEDVMGVPVDYVWHSDTDLSKYDAILLPGGFSYGDYLRCGAVARFSPVMEQVVKAAEEGKLIMGICNGFQILTEVGLLPGALLRNRSLKFRCKLSELRVENNATSFTRDFAAGEVIQIPIAHGEGNYYCDEETLAKLRVNNQIVFRYHGENPNGSLEDIAGICNERGNVLGMMPHPERAVHSWMTSDDGRRMFTSILKTWREQNSVTTHA; from the coding sequence ATGCGAGTAGCCGTTATCGTCTTTCCAGGCTCGAACGCCGACATTGATTTGTTTAACGCAGTTGAAGATGTAATGGGAGTGCCTGTGGATTACGTATGGCATTCCGATACGGATCTTTCTAAATATGATGCGATTCTCTTGCCAGGCGGATTCTCTTATGGAGATTATCTGCGCTGTGGTGCAGTCGCTCGTTTTTCACCCGTCATGGAGCAAGTGGTGAAGGCAGCAGAAGAAGGCAAGCTGATCATGGGAATCTGTAATGGCTTCCAGATCCTGACCGAAGTCGGACTGTTGCCAGGAGCACTCTTGCGCAACCGTTCACTGAAATTCCGTTGCAAGCTGTCCGAATTGCGTGTGGAAAACAACGCTACCTCCTTTACCCGTGATTTCGCGGCAGGGGAAGTCATCCAAATTCCGATCGCGCATGGCGAAGGAAACTACTACTGTGATGAAGAAACGCTGGCGAAGCTGAGAGTGAACAATCAGATCGTTTTCCGCTATCATGGCGAGAATCCGAATGGTTCACTAGAAGACATCGCGGGCATTTGCAACGAACGTGGAAACGTACTTGGCATGATGCCTCACCCGGAGCGTGCCGTCCACTCTTGGATGACTTCCGATGACGGACGCCGCATGTTTACCTCGATCCTGAAGACTTGGAGGGAACAGAACAGTGTCACAACTCACGCATAA
- a CDS encoding iron-containing alcohol dehydrogenase, producing the protein MFPFEVSFPTKIYFGMGELERLGQEAKSMGQKALLVTGGNAAKRTGILDRAKALLQEAQVAYLVFDKIEPNPRTATVDAGAALAREHQCDFILAIGGGSVMDASKAIAAAAVSGRPIYDYMRGNPSGSGQLLVPVQEALPIMTVPTVAATGSEANHISVLTHWDTHEKSSINGPALYPKIAILDPSVTFTVPARVTAESCADIFSHLFENYLISAEGTHVQDGISETLIRLVVEHSITAIQQPDHAEARSTLLWASTLGISPFAAGGRGAGMPLHGIEHPLSGIYDMAHGRGLAILSLPYFEQVILQDRPERLARMGRHCFGVTVEDDGEAARATIEAVRRWYERMGITERLSDFGVNKQSLAQMAEEAVRIGGRGIGYLPSSRKLNEFDVIAIYEACL; encoded by the coding sequence ATGTTTCCATTTGAAGTGTCTTTTCCTACCAAAATTTACTTTGGCATGGGCGAACTGGAACGTTTGGGCCAAGAAGCAAAATCGATGGGCCAAAAAGCATTGCTCGTCACAGGCGGCAATGCGGCCAAACGTACAGGAATTTTGGACCGCGCCAAGGCTCTGTTGCAGGAAGCTCAAGTGGCGTATCTTGTTTTTGACAAAATCGAACCGAATCCGCGTACGGCAACGGTTGATGCCGGAGCTGCTCTTGCTCGTGAGCATCAGTGTGACTTCATCCTGGCTATCGGTGGCGGCTCCGTGATGGATGCCTCCAAAGCGATTGCGGCAGCAGCCGTTTCTGGACGCCCGATTTACGATTACATGCGGGGAAATCCGAGCGGCTCTGGTCAATTGCTAGTACCCGTTCAGGAAGCACTCCCGATCATGACCGTCCCGACAGTAGCCGCTACAGGTTCGGAAGCAAACCATATCAGTGTCCTGACTCATTGGGACACGCATGAAAAATCTTCGATCAACGGCCCAGCACTTTACCCGAAGATCGCCATTCTTGATCCGTCTGTCACCTTTACCGTTCCAGCTCGGGTCACAGCGGAATCCTGCGCCGATATCTTTTCCCATCTGTTTGAAAACTATTTGATTAGCGCGGAAGGAACCCACGTTCAGGACGGGATTTCCGAAACACTCATTCGTCTCGTCGTCGAGCACTCCATCACAGCGATCCAGCAACCAGACCATGCAGAAGCACGATCCACCCTTTTGTGGGCGAGTACACTGGGCATCAGTCCATTCGCTGCTGGCGGTCGTGGTGCTGGTATGCCGTTGCACGGAATTGAACATCCGCTGAGCGGAATCTACGATATGGCTCACGGTCGTGGACTGGCGATCCTGTCTCTTCCTTATTTTGAACAGGTGATTTTGCAAGACCGTCCCGAGAGACTAGCCCGTATGGGACGTCATTGCTTTGGCGTTACCGTGGAGGACGACGGCGAAGCAGCACGAGCAACGATTGAAGCCGTTCGCCGTTGGTATGAGCGCATGGGAATCACAGAACGTCTGTCTGACTTCGGCGTGAACAAACAATCGCTGGCACAAATGGCTGAAGAAGCGGTTCGCATCGGCGGACGCGGAATCGGGTATCTGCCTAGCTCACGAAAATTGAATGAATTCGATGTGATCGCGATCTACGAGGCTTGCCTGTAA
- a CDS encoding GrpB family protein encodes MLGLPKGKVFLIAWTAEWEKEFIWEKTQIENELGELILAVHHIGSTAVKNLSAKPIIDIGIELKDYQHGSECVQGLERLGYAYRGTNILPDRHYFSKGEPRTHQIHMFQTGSLYLEKILAFRDYLLKNDAALNEYQELKVKLSQKHEKDKLLYTDEKTEFINSILDSLGFN; translated from the coding sequence GTGTTAGGACTACCCAAAGGTAAAGTCTTTCTTATCGCTTGGACGGCAGAGTGGGAGAAGGAATTTATATGGGAGAAAACACAGATAGAAAATGAACTTGGCGAACTTATCTTGGCAGTCCACCATATAGGCAGTACGGCTGTGAAAAACTTATCGGCGAAACCTATAATTGATATTGGAATTGAATTAAAAGATTATCAACATGGGAGTGAATGTGTCCAAGGCTTAGAGAGGCTTGGATATGCTTATAGGGGAACAAACATACTTCCCGACAGACATTATTTCAGTAAGGGTGAGCCAAGAACTCATCAAATTCACATGTTCCAAACAGGCAGTTTGTATCTAGAAAAGATACTTGCATTTAGAGACTATTTATTGAAAAATGACGCAGCACTAAACGAATATCAAGAGTTGAAAGTGAAACTCTCCCAGAAACACGAAAAAGATAAACTACTGTATACGGATGAAAAAACTGAGTTTATAAATTCAATTTTGGACAGTTTAGGATTCAACTAA
- the purL gene encoding phosphoribosylformylglycinamidine synthase subunit PurL yields the protein MSQLTHKEPTAEQIADQKLYKEIGLTDEEYQRVVEILGRKPNWTETGLYSVMWSEHCSYKNSKPVLRRFPTKGPRVLQGPGEGAGIVDIGDNQAVVFKIESHNHPSAIEPYQGAATGVGGIIRDVFSMGARPIALLNSLRFGELKSPRVKYLFENVVAGIAGYGNCIGIPTVGGEVNFDPTYEGNPLVNAMCVGLIDHEKIQKGVASGIGNPVIYVGSSTGRDGIHGATFASEELTEESEKKRPAVQVGDPFMEKLLLEACLELIDTGIVVGIQDMGAAGLTSSSSEMASKAGNGIEMNLDLVPQREAGMSAYEMMLSESQERMLVVVEKGKEAEAIAIFDKWGLASAVVGKVTEDSKLRLVHQGEVVAEVPVDSLADDAPVYHRPSAVPAYYEANANVDAVATISEPKDLNVTLKSLLAQPTVANKAWVYEQYDHIVRANTAVKPGSDAAVVMVRGTRKALAMSTDCNGRYVYLDPKVGGAIAVAESARNVVCSGAEPLAITDCLNFGSPEKPEVFWQFEKSCEGMSEACVALDAPVIGGNVSFYNERSGDAIYPTPTVGMVGLITDVDHITTQDFKNEGDAIILLGETFAELGGSEYQKMATGSISGRPPQIDLTKEAAVQKLVLTAIRQGLVNSAHDLSEGGLGVALAESGFGKGFGAQVALASELRADVLLFSESQSRILLSASGEQAAAILALAGEHGVPAENIGTVGGDRLVVNVNGTEAINASTQEVKAAWKDAIPCLIG from the coding sequence GTGTCACAACTCACGCATAAAGAACCGACAGCCGAACAAATTGCCGATCAAAAACTATACAAAGAAATCGGTCTGACTGACGAAGAATATCAGCGTGTCGTAGAAATTCTCGGCCGCAAGCCGAACTGGACGGAGACTGGTCTGTACAGCGTCATGTGGTCGGAGCACTGCTCCTACAAAAACTCCAAGCCTGTCCTGCGTCGTTTCCCGACAAAAGGACCTCGCGTTTTGCAAGGACCAGGGGAAGGTGCGGGTATTGTCGACATCGGTGACAATCAGGCGGTTGTTTTCAAAATCGAAAGCCATAACCACCCATCTGCGATCGAGCCGTACCAAGGGGCTGCGACTGGTGTGGGCGGTATCATCCGTGACGTATTCTCGATGGGCGCGCGTCCGATTGCGCTGCTCAACTCGCTTCGATTCGGGGAGCTCAAGTCTCCTCGCGTCAAATATTTGTTCGAAAACGTAGTTGCAGGTATCGCAGGCTACGGGAACTGCATCGGGATTCCGACTGTGGGTGGCGAAGTGAATTTCGACCCTACGTATGAAGGCAATCCGCTTGTTAACGCTATGTGCGTCGGCTTGATCGATCACGAGAAGATTCAAAAAGGGGTAGCATCCGGTATTGGCAACCCTGTTATCTACGTTGGTTCCAGCACAGGGCGCGATGGTATTCACGGGGCGACCTTTGCATCCGAGGAGCTCACAGAAGAGTCGGAGAAAAAACGCCCGGCAGTACAAGTCGGCGATCCATTCATGGAAAAGCTCTTGCTGGAAGCGTGCCTGGAGCTGATCGACACGGGTATCGTTGTCGGGATTCAGGATATGGGAGCGGCTGGCTTGACGAGCTCCAGCTCCGAGATGGCATCTAAGGCAGGAAACGGAATCGAGATGAATCTCGACCTGGTGCCACAGCGCGAAGCTGGCATGTCTGCATACGAAATGATGTTGTCTGAATCGCAGGAGCGCATGCTCGTCGTCGTGGAAAAAGGCAAAGAGGCAGAAGCGATTGCGATTTTTGATAAATGGGGCTTGGCATCCGCTGTAGTGGGTAAAGTAACGGAAGACAGCAAGCTGCGCCTGGTGCATCAAGGTGAGGTAGTAGCCGAAGTGCCAGTAGACAGCTTGGCAGACGACGCACCTGTGTACCATCGTCCATCTGCGGTGCCGGCTTACTACGAAGCAAACGCGAATGTAGATGCAGTGGCTACAATCAGTGAACCGAAAGATCTGAATGTAACGCTGAAAAGCTTGCTGGCTCAGCCAACAGTGGCGAATAAAGCGTGGGTATACGAGCAATACGATCACATCGTGCGTGCAAACACAGCTGTAAAGCCTGGTTCTGACGCTGCTGTTGTCATGGTGCGCGGTACTCGCAAGGCGCTTGCCATGAGTACGGATTGCAACGGTCGCTATGTGTACCTCGATCCAAAAGTGGGCGGTGCCATTGCGGTTGCAGAATCTGCGCGCAACGTCGTCTGCTCCGGTGCAGAGCCGCTGGCGATTACGGACTGCTTGAACTTCGGAAGTCCGGAAAAGCCTGAGGTGTTCTGGCAATTTGAAAAATCGTGCGAGGGCATGAGCGAAGCGTGCGTAGCACTCGATGCTCCGGTTATCGGCGGAAACGTATCCTTTTACAATGAACGCAGCGGTGACGCGATCTATCCAACCCCAACGGTGGGAATGGTAGGCTTGATCACTGATGTTGACCATATTACGACCCAGGATTTCAAAAACGAAGGCGACGCGATCATCTTATTGGGCGAGACCTTTGCTGAACTGGGCGGCAGTGAGTATCAAAAGATGGCTACGGGCAGCATTTCCGGACGTCCTCCACAAATCGATCTGACTAAGGAAGCGGCAGTACAAAAGCTGGTTCTCACAGCGATTCGCCAAGGTCTGGTGAACTCCGCACACGATTTATCCGAAGGTGGTCTGGGTGTCGCACTGGCTGAATCTGGCTTCGGCAAAGGCTTCGGTGCGCAGGTGGCTCTTGCGTCCGAACTGCGTGCTGACGTGCTCTTGTTCAGTGAATCTCAATCTCGCATCTTGCTCAGTGCTTCTGGGGAGCAAGCGGCGGCGATTCTCGCATTGGCAGGTGAACATGGCGTACCTGCCGAGAACATCGGTACGGTCGGCGGCGATCGTCTGGTAGTGAACGTGAACGGTACAGAAGCGATCAACGCTTCGACTCAAGAGGTGAAAGCAGCCTGGAAGGATGCGATTCCATGTTTGATCGGGTAA